In Kytococcus sedentarius DSM 20547, the sequence GTGCAGGGAGATCGGCTCACGCCCGTACTTCTGGACCTCGACGACCTTCTCGGGGGTCATGTCGAGCTCCTTGGCGAGCTCCTCCGGGGTGGGCTCGCGGCCCAGGTCCTGCAGCATCTGGCGCTGCACGCGGGCCAGCTTGTTGATGACCTCGACCATGTGCACCGGGATGCGGATGGTGCGGGCCTGGTCGGCCATGGCGCGCGTGATGGCCTGCCGGATCCACCAGGTCGCGTAGGTGGAGAACTTGTAGCCCTTGGTGTAGTCGAACTTCTCAACCGCACGGATCAGGCCCAGGTTGCCCTCCTGGATCAGGTCCAGGAAGAGCATGCCGCGGCCGGTGTAGCGCTTGGCCAGCGAGACCACCAGGCGGAGGTTGGCCTCCAGCAGGTGGTTCTTGGCGTTCTTGCCGTCGGAGGCCACCCACCACAGCTCTCGCTTGAGCTTGGCGTCGATCTTGTCACCGGAGTTCAGGCGCTGCTCGGCGAACAGGCCGGCCTCGATCCGCTTGGCGAGGTCCACCTCCTGCTCGGCGTTCAGCAGCGCGACCTTGCCGATCTGCTTCAGGTAGTCCTTCACCGCGTCGGCGGTGGCACCGGCGGTGACGACCTGCTGGGCCGGGGCGTCGTCCTCGTCGTCCGCGCGCAGCACGAACCCGCGGGACTCCGACGCCTCCTCCTCCGCAGCCTTCTGCGGGGCGACCTGCGAGGTCTCGCCGGCCACCAGCTCGACGGTGTCCTTGCCCTCGAGCTTGGCGCGCTCCTCGGCCTCGTCCTCGGCCGCGATCTCGTCCAGCTCCGGCGCGTCGGCCGAGGCGTTGCGGGCGTTGGTCTCCGCCGCGGACTTCGCCGTGGTCTTGGTCGCGGCCTTGCCCTTGGCGGTGGACTTCGCCGCGGTGCCCTTCGCGGCCTTCGTGGCCTTGCGGGTGGTGCTGGCGGTGCCCTTGGCCGGGGTCGACTTGGCGGCCGCGCCCTTGGTCGGAGTCGACTTGGTGGTGGCCTTGCTGGTGGTCGACTTGGCGGTCGTGGACTTGGCCGTCGCGCTCTTGGCGGTCGTGGACTTGGCCGTCGTGGACTTGGCGGTGGTGGCCTTGCTGGTGGTCGACTTGGCGGTCGCGGACTTGGCCGTCGTGCTCTTGGCGGTCGTGGACTTGGCCGTCCGCGAACGCGTCGCGCGCGGCTTCACCCCCCGCTGCACCTGGGCGAGCCGGGCCGCGGTCTCCTGGTCGAAGTGCACCTCGACGCCCTGGGAGCGGAGGTTCTTGAGCAGGCGCTGTGCCTGGGTGGGCGTCAGGTCGGCCCCCTCGATGGCCGCCTGGACCTTGTCGGTGGCGACCTTGCCGTTGTCGACGGCGCGCTCCACGAACTCGATGAGTCCCGGCTTGTCCAACATCTGCTTTCCCAGCACCGCGGTCACAGGCTCGCTCACGGTGGGGTTCTCTGCGGACTTCTCGGAGGTGGGGGGAGTCACGAAGCGGATCCTTCCGGGTGGTATCACGGGCGCGACGAACCACCGGGCACGGAATCATGGGGAGTCGACGAGGTCACCCCGAATGGGTGAGGGTCGATCGATGACGTGCGGAGGAGACGTGCTGAGGGGTTCCGATGGCGGTCCTCCCTCGTCCGCCCTCTCGCCGGGCTGGTGGAACATGACCATTATAAAAAACCACCCCGCGCTCTGTCGCGCGGGGTGGTCCTGAGGGGTCCCGGGCGGCTCCGCAGACCGCTGTGACCGCGATGACTGGAAGGGTCCTCAGACCGCCTTGACCGCGATGACCGGGCACGGCGCCTCGAGCAGGATCCTTTGGGCGTTTGAGCCCAAGAGCAGCTTGCCCACCGGGGTGCGACGCCGCAGGCCGATGACGATCACGGCCTCCTGACCGCTGGACGCGGCCGACTCCGCCACCTCGATGAGGTCCTCCGAGGGCTCGTTGCCGCGGTCGAAGTCCAGTCGCTCCAGCGCGACACCGGCCTCCTCCAAGTCCTTCTCGGCAGCCTCCAGCTCGCGCACGAAGGCCCGGGTGGAGTCCGCCCCCGACCCCTTGCCCGTGCGTGCGGAGTGGACGACCTGCAACGGCTCCTGACGACGGATCGCCTCGGCGACGCCGAACTTCAGAGCGGCGCGGCCCTCGTCCGACGCGATGTATCCAACGATGACTGCCATGGTGGGGTTCTCCTGCAGGTAGTGACCAGTGGGCTCAACGTAGGCGCCCGTTCGTGTCCAGTGCATCACACCCGGCGCTGACCCGGCGGGCCGGGCTTCCCTCCATCGGGATCCCGTGGTGCACCAGCCGCAGCAACAGCCCGCTGAGGGTGTGACCCGGTTCGGCGTCCAGCGCCCGCTCCAGCAGGAAGCGCGCGACGATCCCGTCGCCGTGCCACCACGCCCACAGCCCCGCCAGACAGGCCACCGGCGCCGCACACGTGGTGGGCAGCACGGCGGTCAGCGTCCGCAGGTTCTGCGTCACCGCCCATCCCGTCCACCGGTCCTCGCCGACCACGGAGGCCGGCTCGCCCAGCGCCTGCTCGACCGCGGCCCGCGCGTCGGGGTCCAGGGCCTCCAGGGGCATGCCCCCCGGGGTCAGCCACGCGATGAGCGCGTCACGTACCGGCACCGACCGCGCCGCCCACAGGACCGCCGCGAGCTCCGGCGGCCCGAACTCCGCGGCCGGCTCGTGCACCACGCGCCGCCACTGCTCCAGCGACTCCTTGCGCAGTCGGGTGTTCCCCTTGCGGCCGGTCCAGCGCTTCGTGGCCGCGGCCAGCTCCTGCGGGTCGAGCTGCGCCCCCTCCCCTTCGACCCAGGGCGCCAGCAGCGCCTCCGGGGACTCGTGCACCACGGCCCCCTCGGCGATGAGGGCCGTCGCCGCGGCGGACTCGTGCAGGCTGGGCACCGGCTGCGGCTCCCCGCACTCCAGGTCTCCACACGGGCAGTCCGGGCGCCACCAGGAGCCCTCACAGACCAGGGCCACCCCCATCACGTCGATGCCGGTCTCCGCCAGCCAGTCGGCGGACTGGTGCAGCAGCGCCCCCACGTAGTCCTGGTCCATCGGGTCGGACAGGTAGCCGATGAGGGTGAGCCGCCGCAGGTCGGCGTGCAGCAGGGCCGGCAGCACGCTCTGGACCAGCTCGCGGGCGTCGAGGTGCGCATGGCTCCAGTGGTCCGGCGGCGGGAGCGCCACCCGCTGGAGCGCCACGCGCCCCTCGGGGGTCGGGCACACCAGCACCACCGCATCGGTGGGGGTGAAGCCCGCCAGCAGTGGCACCACGGTGAGCAGGTCGGGGAGGTCTCGGACTTTGGGGATCGTCGTCATGCCCCCATGCCACCGGCCCCGGCCCACCTCGTGGGTGGGGCCGGGGCCGGTGGTGTGGGTGGGCCGTTGCTTTCCCGCGGAGGACGTGGCGACCTGTTGACGAAGCCCTCAGACGCGGGGCAGCTCCTCGCGCGCGTGGTCGAGGATGCGGTTGAACAGGTAGACGTCCAGGGCCGCACCGATGACGCCACCGGCCAGCGGGATCGCCTTGCCCAGGCGGGTCAGCACCTTCTCACCGGTCTGGGCCAGGATGCGGAAGCCCACGGCCTTGTTGACCACCATCAGAGCCGGGGCCGGCAGCTGGCGGCTGGCCAGCGAGGCCAGACGGCCCCCGGAGACCAGGGTGGCGGGGATACCCGCCGAGGTGAGGATGTCCCGGGCGTCGGCGCCCACCAGCGTCAGCAGGATCGCCGAGCGGAGCTCGGGCTGCTGCACGTCGTGGCCACGCAGGTGGGCGATCGCCGCGATGGCGCGGGTCGAGAGCAGGTAGAACTCCAGCACGTTGGCCGGCAGCGCGACCGGCAGGGTGATCAGGCCACCCAGCCCGGTGGCGAAGCCGCCACCAGCGATCTTGCGGAAGTGGTCCTTGGCGATGGCCTTCTCGGCCTTCTCGACGTCGCCCTTGGCGGCGACCAGGGCCTGCTCGGCCACCTTCTGCGCGCCCTTCACCGGGCCGACACCGTCGATGCCGACCTTCAGCAGGCGGTCGGCCAGGCTGTGTGCGGCCTTGTCGAGCAGGCCGGGGTCCTCGGTCTGGGCGGCAGCAGCTGCCCGTCGTTCGAGCTCCTTGTCCTTCTTGGACGAGAAAAAGCCCATCGTTCCTCCTCGGGTGCAGGCGAATACGGTCCGGTGGTCGAATCTATCCGAGAACTCAGCCCCACACCGTCGAACCGCCGCGGCCCGCAGGCGGACCGTCGTCATCGGGGTCCGCGGGGCGGTCGTCGCTGCCGTCGGCGCCCGACTCGTCGTCCGGCTCACCGTCGCCCGGCTCGTTCGGCGCGTCCTCCATCGTGGCGCCGGAGGCCAGCCACTCCTCCAGGTCGGAGGCGATCTCGTCGGGGCTGGGCAGCTTGGCCACGTCGTGCGCGGTCAGGCTGCGGCGCTGCTGAGAGCTCATGAACTCGTCGAACTGCTGCTCCATGGTGCGCACCACCTCGAGCGCCTCAGGGTTGGACTCCACCAGCTCGTCCAGCTCCCGGCGGTTCACCTCGGCCCGCTTCTCCAGGTCGTCCATGGGCACCTCGATCCCGGTGGCCTCCGAGATCGCGTGCAGGGCGGCCACGGTGCCGTCCAGCATCTCCCGGTCGGCCAGGTAGCCCGGGACGTGGATGGCGAAGCCGATGGTGTCGATCCCCGCCTCCGCGAAGCGCACGTGGGCCAGGCCGTCGACGTGGCCAGGGACCTGCATGGTGCCGAACACCGATGCGTGATCGGCGATGAGGCGCTCGTCCGAGGCGTAGGCGGTCAGCCCGGTCGGCCGCGTGTGGGGCACCTGCATGGGCGCCCCGTTGGCCGAGACCAGGGTGCGGACGCCGAACTCCTGCGCCAGCATCAGCAGGGCCATGAGGAAGCGCTCCCACTGGTAGTCCGGCTCGGGGCCGTTGAGCAGCAGGAAGTGGCGCCCGTTGGGGTCGGTGACGCGGTGGACCACCAGGCTCGGCATGTCCACCGAGATGTAGCGGTCGCGCTGGAAGGTCAGCAACGGCCGGCGGGCGCGGTAGTCCAGCAGTGCGTCGACGTCGAAGGACGCGACCACCCGGGACTCCATGGTGGAGAGCACGTGGGCCACCGCGTTCTTCTCGACGTCGCCGGCATCGACCAGTCCCCCGGTGGCCAGCCACAGGGTGTCGGTCCGCACCGACCGGGGGTCGATGTCGGCCGGGTCCTCGATCCGGAACAGCTCGCTGGGGTCCTGCACGGGGGGTCCTCCCTTGTGGATGCGTGGTGCCACGATAGGCGGCGCACCGCCTGGTGGCGCGGGCGACCGTGTGGGGTCAACGCCCCGCGCCGCGGCTCTGTTCCAGTGCCTTCTCGACGGCGTCCATGGCCGCGTAGATGCGCTTCTCGCTCACGGCGTGTGCGGTCCCGAGCTGCTGGGCGAACAGGCTGACCCGCAGCTCCTCGGTCATCCAGCGCAGCGCGCGGACGTCCGGCCGCAGCCGCTCCAGCTCGTCCAGGCCCGCCAGCAGGTCGGCCCGCTCGCGCTCCACGGTCTGCACCACGGCCAGCCGCTCGGTGTCCCGCGCGAGATCCGTCGGTGCCTTGGCCGCCCGCTGCTCCATGGCCTGCAGGTAGCGAGGCAGGTGCCGCACCTGCTCGTAGCCGGCGTGGGTCAGGAAACCCGGGTGCACCAGCCCCCGCAGCTGGGCGGTCAGGTCCTCCCGCAGCGGCGCCAGGCGCGGTGCCGTCATCGACTCCACCGCGCGCTCCACGGCCGGCACGCCCGCGAGCACCTTCCCGGCGGCGCCCACCATCTCCAGGATGCGGGGCGCGGCCTGCTGCACGGCGGTGGCCTGCACCTGCTCGAAGGCCTCCCGGGTGCGCACCGTCCCGGCCGCGGCCAGGCGCTCGGCGATCACCGAGTCCACCGCCGCCGCCAACGCGTCCTCCAGCAGGGCCTGGGTGGAGCCGTGCGGCGCGGCCCCCAGGGCCAGCTTGGTCTGGTTGTCCACGCTGCGCAGGATGCGGTTCCACGGCGGGTTGAAGCCGGCCAGCACCAGGCGGCGCAGGCCGAGTGCGTGCTCGTGGGCCGCCTGGCGGGGGTCGGCGAACACCTGCACCCCGGCCGTCGTCCCCTCGTCGACCAGGGCGGGCCAGCCCTGCACACCGCCGTCGTCGAAGTGGGCTGGCAGCTCGTCAAGGGTCCAGCTGGTCAGCCCCGATGCGGTGAGTCCGGCCGCCGCTCCCGCCACGGCCTCCTGCAGCGAGCCCGCGAGCTGCGCCTGCAGGGCCGTCAGGTCGTTGCCCTCGGCGAGCACCGTGGGCCGCTGGCGCGGCCCGCGTCGGCCGCGGGACCCCTTGCCGCGCGGGGCACCGCCTCCCGCGCCCTTCCCTCCCGGGACCCTGCCGCCCTCGCCCGGGGCGTCCTCGGTGACCCGGAAGGTCATGCGCAGGTGTGCAGGGACCGCGGCGGTGTCCATGTCCGCCGGGTCCAGCGGCGTGCCGGTCCGCCGCGTCAACGCACCGGCGAGCGCGGCAGCGAAGGTGCCGCTCCCCCGCATCGGCTCCGTCGCGGTCCCCGTGGGCGCGTCGGCGAGTTGCTCGGACAGGTCCTTCAGCGCCGCCGCCGCGTGGTCCGGCGCGGGTACGAAGGACCGGCGCACCGCCTTGGGCAGCGAGCGCAGCAGGGCCACCGCGAGCTCCTCGCGCAGGCCGGGCACCTGCCAGTCGAAGCCCTCGTCGCGCACCCGGTTGAGCTGGCTGAGCGTCAGGTGGGCCGTCACCCCATCGGCCTCGGTGCCGGGCTCGAACTGGTAGGTGAGGGGCAGCTCGACGTCACCCTGCACCCAGGTGGCCGGGAAGTCCGCGAGGTCCACACCGCTGGAGTCCTCGCCGACCACCTCCTCGACCGAGAGGTCCAGCAGGTGCGGCTCCGTGCGGCGGTGGGACTTCCACCAGCTGTCGAAGTGCGCGGCGGAGACCACCTCGGCGGGCAGGCGCTCGTCGTAGAAGGCGAACAGGGCCTCGTCGTCGAGCAGGTCCCGGCGCCGCGAGCGGGCCTCGAGCTGCTCCACCTCGGCGAGCACCTTCTTGTTGTGCCCCCAGAAGGCGTGGCCGGTCTGCCAGTCCCCCTCCACCAGCGCGTGCCGGATGAAGAGCTCCCGCGCCAGCGGGGCATCCACCGTCGCGAGGCCCACCTGCCGCCCGGCGACCAGCGGGATGCCCAGCAGGGTCACGCGCTCGTCGGCCACCGCCGAGGCCCGCTTGGCCGACCAGCGTGGCTCGGAGTACTGCCGCTTCACCAGGTGGTCGGCGGCCTCCTCCACCCACGCGGGGTCCACCGTCGCGTTCGTGCGGGCCCACAGGCGGGTGGTCTCCACCAGCTCGGCGGACATGATCCAGTCCGGGCGGGTGCGGAACAGCCCCGAGCCGGGCTGGATGGAGAAGTGCGCCCCGCGGGCGCCCAGGTAGTCCCGGGTCTCCCGGTCGCGCAGGCCCACCTGGCTCAGCAGCCCGGGCAGCAGGCTGCGGTGCACCACCTCGGCCTTCGCAGGGTCCACCGGCGCGAAGCCGTGGTCGCGCTGGCGGGTGCGGTCGGACTCCAGGCCCAGCGAGGAGTCCTGCCAGCCCAGGCCCTTGACCACGCTGCGCAGCTGATGGTGTACGTCCACCCACTCCCGCAGGCGCAGGTAGTGCAGGAACTCGGCACGGCACAGCCGGCGGAAGGCCGAGCCGGAGAGGCTGCCCTTGCGCTCCCGGGCGTACTGCCACAGGTTCAGCAGGGCGACGAAGTCGGAGTTCTCGTCCTTGAAGCGGGCGTGCAGCTGGTCGGCGCGCTCGCGCTTCTCGGCCGGCCGCTCCCGCGGGTCCTGGATGGACAGCCCGGCCACGATCACGAGCACCTCGGCCAGCGCCCCGCGGCGGTGGGCCTCCAACAGCATCCGCGCCAGGCGGGGGTCGGCGGGGATGGAGGCGAGCTCGCGCCCCTCGGGGGTCAGCGTCACGACACCGCCGCGGGAGGCGGTCTCCCGGGTCACGGCACCCAGCTCGTGCAGCAGGCGCAGGCCGTCGGTGATCTGGCGTGGGTCCGGCGGGTCGACGAAGCCGAAGCGCTGCACGTCCCCCAGGCCCAGGTGGGCCATCTGCAGGATCACGCTGGCCAGCGAGGTGCGCTGGATCTCCGGGTCGGTGAACTCGGGGCGGGCCTCGAAGTCCTCCTGCGAGTACAGGCGGATGCAGATGCCCGCGCTCACGCGCCCCGAGCGTCCCGCCCGCTGGTTGGCCGAGGCCCGGGAGATCTTCTCGATGGGGAGGCGCTGCACCTTGAGCCGTTGGCTGTACCGCGAGATGCGGGCCGTGCCGGTGTCCACCACGTACCGGATGCCGGGCACGGTCAGCGAGGTCTCCGCGACGTTGGTGGCCAGCACCACGCGCCGCGTGGAGTGGGGGGCGAAGACGCGCTGCTGCTCGGCGGAGGAGAGGCGGCCGTAGAGCGGGACGATCTCGGTGCCGGGCAGCTTCAGCCCCTCCAGCGCCTCGGTCGCGTCACGGATCTCCCGCTCCCCGGAGCAGAAGACCAGGATGTCGCGATCCTGCGGGCGGGGGTCGTCCGGGCCGATGACCTCGGTCCACAGCTCCTGCACGGCCTGGCCGATGCCGGTGACCTGGTCGATGTCGTCCTCGCCGTAGACGGTCTCGTCGTAGCCCTCGGGGTCGGCCAGCGCGGCAACGTTCGACGTCTCCTGGAGGCTGAGGGGCCGGTAGCGGATCTCCACCGGGTAGGTGCGCCCCGACACCTCGACGATGGGGGCAGGGTTGCCCTCCGCGTCCGCGAAGTGGTGGGCGAAGCGCTCGGGGTCGATGGTCGCCGAGGTGATGATCACCTTGAGGTCGGGCCGCCGCGGGAGCAGCTGCTGCAGGTACCCGAGGATGAAGTCGATGGTGAGGCTGCGCTCGTGGGCCTCATCGATGATGAGGGTGTCGTAGGCCCGCAGATCCCGGTCGAACTGCATCTGGTTGAGCAGGATGCCGTCGGTCATCACCTTCACGAGCGTCGTGGGGCTCGAGAGGTCGGTGAAGCGCACCTGGTAGCCCACCGGCCCCTGCGGGTCCTCGAGCTCGACCCCGAGCTCGTGCGCGATGCGGTCGGCCACCGACCGGGCGGCGATGCGGCGGGGCTGGGTGTGGCCGATCATCCCGGTCACGCCACGGCCCAACTCCAGGCAGATCTTGGGCAGCTGGGTGGTCTTGCCCGAGCCCGTCTCGCCGGCCACGACGACCACCTGATGATCGCGGATGGCGGCCGCCAGGTCGTCCTTGCGGTCGACCACAGGCAGGTCTGGCCAGCGCAGGGCCGGGACGGACGCGCGGCGCGCCTCGACCTGCTCGGGGGTCAGGCGGCGCGGGCCACGCCGGGTTCCCCGGCCGCGGCCGGACCGCCGCTGCCCCCGGCCACCACCGGAACGGCGCTTTCCGGCGCCCCGGGGGCCACCGGAACGGCCCTGCTCAGTCATCGTCTCGGGCGTCGGCGGACACCCCGGGGTCCTCGTACAGCGGCAGGCGGACCTGCCCGGTGCGCAGCGCGCCGCGCCCGATCATGTGCGCCGCCACCGGCGCGGTGAGGAACTGGAAGAGAACGGCCAGCACCAGGGCGCCCCACACGGGCCACTCCCGCACCACCAAGCCGAACCCGATGGCCATGAGCACCAGGCCCATCGTCTGCGGCTTGGTGGCCGCGTGCATGCGGGTCAGCACGTCGGGGAAGCGCACCAGACCGATCCCGGCCACCAGCGACAACAGGGCGCCCACCAGCAAGAAGGAGGCGCCGGCAATCTGCAGGGCGTCGTTCACGAGGGCCTCCCGTCCGCGGACATGTCCACCCGCTCGTCCCGAGCCCACCCGGTGTCCCGGTCGCGGGCGGCATAGCGGGCCGCGGCCACCGCCCCCAGGAAGACCACCAGGGACAACGAGACCAGCAGGGTCACCGCCTGCGCCAGGCCCCACCAGGCCCCCATGAGACAGAAGAAGCCCAGCAGGATGCTGACCAGCAGGTCCGAGCCCACCATCCGGTCCAAGACTGTGGGGCCGCGCACGATGCGCACCAGGGCCAGGGCCGAGGCGGCGATGAGGGCCGCCGCGGCGCCCCACATCAGCCACGTCGCGATCTCGTTCATCGGTCCTCCCGGCGGTAGTCGGCGTCGAAGGCGGCCAGCACCCGGCGCTCCTGGGCCAGGCAGTCCTGCCGCAGGCGCTCGGCGTCCTCCTCCGAGCGCACGCCCAGGCAGTGCACGTGGGCGATGCCGGTGGCGTCGTCGAGGTCGATCACCATGGTGCCCGGCACCAGCGTGATCAGCTCGGAGGTGATGGTCTGGAAGAGCTCCTCCTCAGCCTGGAACTGCACCACCACCATCGCGGCGTCCGTCCGCCGCCCCGGCAGCACCGCCAGCAGCGTCACCTCCACGACGGCCCCCACCAGGTCGCGCAGGAAGACGGCCACCAGCACGACGAAGGACCAAGGGCGGAAAGTGCCGTTCACCCGCATCCGGGGCAGCGGCGAGGCCAGCGAGACCATGAGCCCCAGGGCGAGACCACCGAAGATGATCATCGGCGAGTAGGAGCCCCAGGCGATCATCCACACCACCACGAGCCACAGCAGTGGGAACAGCTGGATGCGGCGCAGCATCAGTGGTCACCGCCCTTCGGCTCCGGGTAGTTCTCCGCCATCGCGTCCGCGGCGTCGGAGACGGCCGTGAGGTAGCTGTGGCGGTTCACCAGGTCCCCCGCGGCCCGCTCGGAGATGCCGTAGATGGGGCCGGCGAAGACCGTGAGGCCCAGCCCGAGCAACACCATCGTGCCGGTGGGGACGAACAGGCCGGGGCCGATGCGCTCGGCCCGCTGGCCCATGCCCTCCTCCTTGCTCTCGGCGCCCCAGAAGGACTTCGCCCAGGTTTTGGCGATGGCGTAGAGCGTCAGCACGGAGGTGACCACACTGCCGACGATGAGCACCCACATCATCTCCGTGCCGATCTGCGCGGCGGCCCGCATCAGGCCCACCTTGCCGATGAAGCCGGAGAAGGGCGGGATGCCGGCGAGGTTCATGGCCGGGATGAACCACAGCACTGCGAGCCACGGGGCCGTGCGGATGAGGCCGCCGAGCCGGTCCAGCGTGCTGACCCCGGTACGCCGCTGCACCATGCCCGTCACCAGGAACAGCGTGGCCTGGATGAGGATGTGGTGGATGACGTAGAAGATCGCGGCGGCGATGCCGGCAGCCGTGCCGATCGCCAGACCGAAGAGCATGTAGCCGATGTGGCTGACCAACGTGAAGCTGATCATCCGCTTGACCTCGGTCTGCGCCACGGCCCCCAGGATGCCCACGACCATGGTCAGCAGGGCGGCCCACAGCAGCAGGTCCTGCAAGATCCCGCCGGGGAAGATCAGCGTCTGGGTGCGGATCATCGCGTACACGCCCACCTTGGTGAGCAGACCGGCGAAGACAGCGGTCACCGGGGCCGGGGCCGTCGGGTAGGAGTCCGGCAGCCAGCTCGACATGGGGAACACCGCGGCCTTCACCGCGAAGCCCACCAGCAGCATCGACTGGAGCAGCACCTGCGTGCCCTGCGGGAGGTCCCCCATCCGCTCGGCCACCTGCGCGAGGTTCACCGTGCCGGTGGCCGTGTAGACCATCGCGACGGCGAACAGGAAGACCGTGGAGCTCAACAGGGAGACGAAGGTGTAGGTGACACCGGCCCGCACGCGCGAGGCGGTGCCGCCCAGGGTCAGCAGCACGAAGCTCGCGCCCAGCAGCACCTCGAAGCCCACGTACATGTGGAACAGGTCGCCGGAGACGAAGGTGGTGGCCACGCCCGCGGCCAGCACCAGCAGCGAGGGGTGGAAGATCGGCAGCGGTGCCTTGCCCCCGGCCTCCTGGTCGAAGGACTCGCGCCCCTCACCGTTGGAGTACCAGAGCACCCCGAGGATCACGGTGAACCCCACGATCAGCATCAGTGCCGAGAGGCGGTCGACCACCAGGACGATGCCCTCGTAGGGGATCCACGCCGCGGTCGGCACCACCTGCGGGCCGTCGGTGTCAGCCGCCCAGAGCAGCACCACCGAGCCCACGAGGCAGGCGGCCACGACGGCGGTGGAAATCACGCGCTGGACAGTGGTGTGGCGGCCAGCCGCCAGCGTCACCGCGGAGGCCAGCAGCGGCAGCATCACCAACAGCGGGACGATGAAGGAGACGTTGAGGTCGTTCACCGCGCACCTCCTGTCGTGTCCACGGGCGGTTGGTCGTCGTCGCGGGGCTGGAAGGCCCGGCTGCGGTGGCGGCGGATCTCCCGGCGGCGTTCGCGGAAGCGCCGCACCGCCTGCTCCATGTAGTGGTCACCGGTGTCGTCGACGTCGTCATCACCGATGTCGTCCGGGGTGAGGTCGTCGTCGCCCTCGAAATCCGAGCCGGACATGTCGGCCCGGTCGGCCCGCAGCACGATGCGCAGGTCCTCGGGGTCGTGCGTGACCCGGTCGGTCCCGCTGAGCTGCCAGGACCGGTGCGCCAGGGCGAGCAGGAACGAGACCAGACCCAACGAGATGACGATGGCGGTGAGCATCATCGCCTGCGGCAGCGGGTCGGCCATCGCGGCGGACGGCACCTCCTCGATCAGCGGCGGCTTGCCGGGAGGACCGGACGCTGCCAGGAAGAGCAGGTTCACCCCGTTGCCGACCAGGATGAAGCCCAGGAGCATCCGGACGATGGAGCGCGCCAGCATCAGGTAGACCCCGGCGCCGGCCAGGACGGCACCGGCGACGATCAGGGCGAGGGAGGGGGCCATGGCCTCGCTCATGCGTCGACCTCCGGGCGCTCGATGGGACGTTCGGTGTGGCGCAGGCCGTAGCGGACGAACTCGTCGTCGGCGTGGCGGCTCAACGCATCACGGTCGCCGTCCCCGCGCTCGCTGGCGATCTGCTGGTCGACGCCGTCACCCAGGCTGGTGAGCAGCCCGACGCCCATGCCGAGCACCACCAGGTAGACGCCGATGTCGAAGAAGGCGGGCGTCACCAGGTGCAGGTTGCCCAGCACCGGGATGTCGAGGTCGAAGACCCAGCTCTGCAGCGGCTCGCCGCCGGCCATCATCCCCAGCACGCCGGTGGTGACGGCCAGGAAGAGACCGCCGCCCATCAGCGTGCCCGAGAGCACCGGCGCGGCCGCGCGCAGCTCGTCACCCTCACCGGCGAGGTAGCGGACGGTCAGGGCCAGCGTGGCGATGAGGCCGCCCGCGAAGCCACCGCCGGGGGCGTCGTGACCCACCAGCAGGACGAACAGGCTCCAGACCAGCATGCCGTGGAAGATCAGGCGGGTCACGACCTCGAGCACCGCCGAGCGACGGGTTGCCTTCATGCGGCTCGCGTCGGCCAGCCAGCGGCTGCCCTCGGTGTCGGGCTCGTGGTGGACCGCACGGCGGGTGCGGGACACCGAGGCGGCGGCGCGGGCGGTCTCCAGCACCTCCTCGCGCAGGAAGACCAGGCTGGCCACACCGGTGGCGCAGACGAGCACCACAGCGATCTCACCCATCGTGTCCCAACCTCGGGTGTCCACGAGGATCACGTTCACGATGTTGTGCCCGCCGCCCTTGGTGTAGGCGGTCTCGAGCAGCCCCCCGCTCGCCGGCGGGTGCATGCGCGAGGCCGCGGCCACCAAGGCCACGATCGCGAGCACCCCGGCCACGCCCACCGCGATGACGATGCGGGCGGCGCGCTCGACCGTGCGCGGGGTGTCGGGGAAGCGTCCGGCCATGCGTCGCAGCACCAGGATGAAGATGACGATGGAGATGCTCTCCACCATCAGCTGGG encodes:
- a CDS encoding Na+/H+ antiporter subunit D, with translation MNDLNVSFIVPLLVMLPLLASAVTLAAGRHTTVQRVISTAVVAACLVGSVVLLWAADTDGPQVVPTAAWIPYEGIVLVVDRLSALMLIVGFTVILGVLWYSNGEGRESFDQEAGGKAPLPIFHPSLLVLAAGVATTFVSGDLFHMYVGFEVLLGASFVLLTLGGTASRVRAGVTYTFVSLLSSTVFLFAVAMVYTATGTVNLAQVAERMGDLPQGTQVLLQSMLLVGFAVKAAVFPMSSWLPDSYPTAPAPVTAVFAGLLTKVGVYAMIRTQTLIFPGGILQDLLLWAALLTMVVGILGAVAQTEVKRMISFTLVSHIGYMLFGLAIGTAAGIAAAIFYVIHHILIQATLFLVTGMVQRRTGVSTLDRLGGLIRTAPWLAVLWFIPAMNLAGIPPFSGFIGKVGLMRAAAQIGTEMMWVLIVGSVVTSVLTLYAIAKTWAKSFWGAESKEEGMGQRAERIGPGLFVPTGTMVLLGLGLTVFAGPIYGISERAAGDLVNRHSYLTAVSDAADAMAENYPEPKGGDH
- a CDS encoding Na(+)/H(+) antiporter subunit C → MSEAMAPSLALIVAGAVLAGAGVYLMLARSIVRMLLGFILVGNGVNLLFLAASGPPGKPPLIEEVPSAAMADPLPQAMMLTAIVISLGLVSFLLALAHRSWQLSGTDRVTHDPEDLRIVLRADRADMSGSDFEGDDDLTPDDIGDDDVDDTGDHYMEQAVRRFRERRREIRRHRSRAFQPRDDDQPPVDTTGGAR